From the Triticum urartu cultivar G1812 chromosome 4, Tu2.1, whole genome shotgun sequence genome, the window atctgtaaaagagaggaacttagttgaaaaggtTGTGCGAAATGTAcattatactaaataaacaaagtataattCAAAAAAGAGTAAAATTGAGCactattgtctcttgttttacaTGCGCGGAGCCCCTTGTAATGGGGtgtacggctattaagcctttatcaattttATGTTTACTccggactcgtctatccgcgtCCATGGTCTTAACGACCTATTAGGTGCTTTGATTGACGAAGCCGCCTTAGTGTgtggctgtcaaggcagccgcacagTCTTCCACGCGGGGAGAACACTGAATGTTTCCCTTTAGCGatatgatgcctcgtggaccgggcatcttaagcgtgagagacgcataatgtggtattgcgttaaagcgggcgaaagcttcacgtcccagtagtgcttgatagccacttgaaaatggggcgatgtggaaggttagcttttcgcggcggaagttatcgggggagccgaacattaCTTCTAGCAGAATAGAACCCGtgcaacgggcatccgggcctggcgttactccttgcAAGGAAGtgttgctatggcgaatttttgttgggtccaTCCCAATTTtacggattgtgtcctgatatagtaggtttagaccactgccgccgtccatcaggacttgtGTAAAGTGGAGTCCGTCGATTATCGGATCTAATAtcagggcagtccagcctgcgttccggatacttctagagtaatcctgatggtcgaaggtgatcggttttaacaaccagtggagagactcctttgggataggccgtgtGGCGCGTATCTCGATGGGCGCCATTCTATTTTTCCCTTTAGTcatgtgaagtaagtttactgttttgacttcttgtgggaaattcttttgtttcccggTGCTCTGCTTGTAGGGTTCATCATCGTCcccgcttggtgtgtcgagccccttgtgttcggcgttgagtttgccggattgcttgaagatCCAACAATCTCTTTGGGTATGGTttgcaggcttcccgggagttcTGTGGATTTggcatatcttgtccaagatgttGTTCAGGGTAGATAGCTTGTCCCAGTTATTCTTGAGGGGCAGCTTTTTCTGATTttgccgagagcttttgaatccggcattgactaccgtgctcttcgggctgtttcccttattccggcgctggtccttgctgcgtcgtggtttcccatttccatccctaacttcggatgtacttgggtcgctggtgctgcatcttgctaaccagctgtcctctcccgcgcaaaagcgggtcatgaggcttgttaatgcggccattgttcttggcttttcctggccgaggtgtctggcaagccattcgtctcgaacgctgtgtttgaaagctgctaaggcttcggcgtccggacagtcgactatctggttctttttagtaagaaatccgTTCAagagttttcgggctgactctccgggttgttgagttatatggcTTAAATCGTCTAcatctggaggtcggacataggtcccttgaaaatttccccgaaaagcatcctcgagctcttcccaacttccaatggtgttttcgggaaggcttttaagccaatgccgggctggccctttgagcttgaggggtaagtatttaatggcgtggaggtcatctcccctggccatgtgtatgtggaggatataatcctcaatccagactccagggtctgttgttccgtcgtatgcctctatttttacgggtttgaatcccgctggaaattca encodes:
- the LOC125554547 gene encoding uncharacterized protein LOC125554547; protein product: ITFDHQDYSRSIRNAGWTALILDPIIDGLHFTQVLMDGGSGLNLLYQDTIRKIGMDPTKIRHSNTSLQGVTPGPDARCTGSILLEVMFGSPDNFRREKLTFHIAPFSSGYQALLGREAFARFNAIPHYASLTLKMPGPRGIISLKGNIQPRTRLDESGTPLGVAAQINPRLGRGIYPHMWY